The Sorangiineae bacterium MSr11367 genome window below encodes:
- a CDS encoding alpha/beta hydrolase, with translation MSSIRIAVVASLLALGASCSNSTKADSPPPASQKTVVLVHGAFADGSSWNNVIPLLQAKGLHVVAIQNPLTSLSDDAQCAKRAIDGQSGPVILVGHSWGGSVITEAGNNDKVKALVYVAAFAPSAGQSTLDTTKDFPPAPGLASLKVDAFGFGSLPPETVRNHFAPDVTPDVANLIATTQGPIRVSGFDEKVTTPAWSSKPSWYVVATNDHMIQPDQERAMGKKINARVTEIASSHVPMVSHPQEVANVILAAADSVD, from the coding sequence ATGAGCAGTATTCGCATTGCCGTCGTTGCATCCCTGCTTGCCTTGGGCGCTTCGTGCTCGAACAGCACGAAGGCCGATTCGCCACCTCCCGCATCGCAGAAGACCGTGGTCCTCGTGCACGGTGCCTTTGCCGACGGCTCGTCGTGGAACAACGTCATCCCGTTGCTCCAGGCCAAAGGGCTCCATGTCGTGGCCATTCAGAATCCGCTCACGTCGCTGTCCGACGACGCCCAATGCGCGAAGCGCGCAATCGATGGGCAGTCCGGGCCGGTCATCCTCGTGGGGCATTCTTGGGGCGGTTCGGTGATCACCGAAGCCGGCAACAACGACAAGGTCAAAGCGCTGGTGTACGTGGCGGCGTTTGCGCCGTCGGCCGGTCAATCGACCTTGGATACGACCAAGGATTTTCCGCCCGCACCGGGACTCGCCAGCTTGAAGGTGGACGCCTTCGGGTTTGGCAGCTTGCCGCCCGAAACCGTGAGAAATCACTTTGCCCCCGACGTGACGCCCGATGTGGCCAATCTCATTGCCACCACGCAAGGGCCTATTCGCGTCTCCGGCTTCGACGAGAAGGTCACCACGCCCGCGTGGTCCAGCAAACCGAGCTGGTACGTGGTCGCCACGAATGACCATATGATTCAGCCGGATCAAGAGCGCGCCATGGGCAAGAAGATCAACGCACGCGTCACCGAGATCGCCTCGAGCCACGTGCCCATGGTGTCGCACCCGCAAGAGGTGGCCAACGTCATCCTCGCGGCCGCCGACAGCGTCGACTAG